From the genome of Cedecea lapagei, one region includes:
- a CDS encoding nucleobase:cation symporter-2 family protein, which translates to MSVNAVESENAQPVAQTHPSELIYRLEDRPPLPQTLFAACQHLLAMFVAVITPALLICQALGLPASDTQHIISMSLFASGVASIIQIKAWGPVGSGLLSIQGTSFNFVSPLIMGGMALKNGGADVPTMMAALFGTLMLASCTEMLISRVLHLARRIITPLVSGVVVMIIGLSLIQVGLTSIGGGYGAMADHTFGAPKNLLLAGAVLLVIILLNRQRNPYLRVASLVIAMAVGYLLAWALGMLPAATQPANTAVIMVPTPLYYGLGIDWSLLIPLMLVFMVTSLETIGDITATSDVSEQPVSGPLYMKRLKGGVLANGLNSCVSAVFNTFPNSCFGQNNGVIQLTGVASRYVGFVVALMLILLGLFPAVSGFVQHIPEPVLGGATIVMFGTIAASGVRIVSREPLNRRAIMIIALSLAVGLGVSQQPLILQFAPDWMKTLLSSGIAAGGITAIVLNLVFPQEKE; encoded by the coding sequence TCCGTAAATGCCGTAGAGTCAGAAAATGCGCAACCGGTTGCGCAGACTCATCCGAGCGAACTCATCTATCGCCTTGAAGATCGCCCGCCGTTGCCACAAACGCTTTTCGCCGCCTGTCAGCACCTGCTGGCGATGTTTGTTGCGGTGATCACCCCGGCGCTGCTTATTTGTCAGGCATTAGGTCTGCCGGCATCAGACACTCAGCACATTATCAGCATGTCTTTGTTTGCCTCTGGCGTGGCCTCAATTATTCAAATCAAAGCCTGGGGCCCGGTAGGCTCAGGCCTGCTGTCAATTCAGGGCACCAGCTTTAACTTTGTCTCACCGCTGATTATGGGTGGGATGGCGCTGAAAAATGGCGGTGCGGACGTGCCCACAATGATGGCGGCGTTGTTTGGTACCCTGATGCTAGCCAGCTGTACAGAGATGCTGATTTCACGCGTACTGCACCTCGCACGCCGCATTATTACTCCGCTGGTTTCCGGCGTGGTGGTGATGATTATCGGCCTGTCGCTGATTCAGGTTGGGTTAACCTCTATCGGCGGCGGCTACGGCGCAATGGCTGACCACACTTTTGGCGCACCGAAAAACCTGCTGCTGGCGGGTGCGGTTCTGCTGGTCATTATTCTGCTAAACCGCCAGCGTAACCCTTACCTGCGTGTAGCCTCGCTGGTGATCGCGATGGCCGTGGGCTATCTTCTGGCCTGGGCGCTGGGCATGCTGCCAGCCGCGACTCAGCCAGCCAATACTGCTGTTATTATGGTGCCAACGCCGCTGTATTACGGGCTGGGCATTGACTGGAGCCTGCTGATCCCGTTGATGCTGGTCTTTATGGTGACCTCTCTGGAAACCATCGGCGATATCACCGCCACCTCTGATGTATCAGAGCAGCCGGTTTCAGGCCCGCTGTATATGAAGCGCCTGAAGGGCGGCGTGCTGGCAAACGGCCTGAACTCCTGCGTTTCCGCCGTCTTTAATACCTTCCCGAACTCTTGCTTTGGCCAGAACAACGGCGTCATTCAGCTCACCGGCGTTGCCAGCCGCTATGTCGGTTTTGTTGTGGCGCTGATGCTGATCCTGCTGGGCCTGTTCCCGGCGGTAAGCGGCTTCGTGCAGCATATCCCTGAGCCAGTTCTTGGCGGCGCAACGATTGTGATGTTCGGCACCATCGCGGCCTCCGGCGTGCGTATTGTTTCCCGCGAGCCGCTTAACCGCCGCGCGATTATGATTATCGCCCTGTCGCTGGCCGTGGGTCTTGGCGTCTCCCAGCAGCCGCTGATTCTGCAGTTCGCGCCGGACTGGATGAAGACGCTTCTCTCTTCGGGCATTGCCGCAGGCGGTATTACTGCGATTGTTCTGAACCTGGTCTTCCCTCAGGAAAAAGAGTAA
- a CDS encoding AsmA family protein, with protein MKFLGKLALILLGLVILALVAFYILLQTRWGAGQISSWVNEKTQYHLSFNEMEHDWSSPAHLTFHNLTFGRAGQPATLVAKNVAIGLSARQFSQPLYVDTILLQQGSLNLSSNAVPLPLEANKLQLQDMAINSPDSEWNLSAQRVEGGVAPWEPQAGKVLGNKAAIALSAGSVTLNGIEASNVLLQGSLDNDQVTFTTIGADVARGSLTGNARRNADGSWQVGSLRLNDIRLQTTKSLADFLAPVTAVPSLTIDRLEVTDARLEGKEWAVSDLALSLRNLTLTNGGWQSDDGQLSMNASEFINGSLHLQDPIVNVDFAPQSAMLRQFSSRWEGGLVRASGQWLREGNQAVMDEVVLGGLEYTLPANWKALWMEKLPDWLKSVTVKKFSANRNLIIDIDPAWPFQLTGLDGTATNIQLVRDRQWGIWSGEASFNAAAATFNRVDVRRPSLSLKANQSQVAITELSAFAGKGLLEATATVGQTPQRAVSVSLKGQSVPVNLLQAWGWPALPLEGDGNLQLSATGQMASGSALKPSVTGTLQATSAGGQQIQQTMRNGVVPGA; from the coding sequence ATGAAATTCCTCGGAAAGCTGGCTCTTATTCTGCTGGGCCTTGTCATTCTGGCCCTGGTTGCCTTTTATATCCTGCTGCAAACCCGCTGGGGCGCAGGCCAAATCAGCAGTTGGGTGAATGAAAAGACCCAGTACCATCTCTCTTTTAATGAGATGGAGCACGACTGGTCTTCCCCGGCTCACCTGACGTTTCATAACCTCACTTTTGGCCGCGCCGGTCAGCCTGCCACGCTGGTAGCGAAGAACGTCGCTATTGGCCTGAGTGCCCGACAGTTCTCACAGCCGCTCTACGTTGACACTATTTTGCTCCAGCAAGGTTCGCTGAACCTCAGCTCAAACGCCGTTCCACTCCCGCTTGAGGCCAACAAACTGCAGTTGCAGGATATGGCAATTAACAGCCCTGACAGCGAGTGGAACCTGAGCGCGCAGCGCGTTGAAGGCGGCGTTGCGCCCTGGGAGCCGCAGGCAGGGAAAGTGCTCGGTAATAAAGCTGCAATTGCTCTCAGCGCGGGTTCCGTCACGCTCAACGGCATCGAGGCCAGCAACGTCTTGCTGCAGGGTTCCCTGGATAATGACCAGGTCACGTTTACCACCATCGGTGCGGATGTCGCCCGCGGCTCGTTGACCGGCAACGCTCGCCGGAATGCCGACGGTTCGTGGCAGGTAGGCAGCCTGCGCCTCAACGATATCCGTCTGCAAACGACCAAGTCTCTGGCTGATTTTCTTGCGCCGGTGACCGCGGTTCCCTCCTTAACCATCGATCGCCTTGAGGTCACCGATGCGCGCCTCGAAGGGAAAGAGTGGGCGGTAAGCGACCTCGCCCTTAGCCTGCGGAATCTGACTCTGACAAACGGAGGCTGGCAAAGCGATGACGGCCAGCTGTCGATGAACGCCAGCGAGTTTATCAACGGCTCCCTGCATCTGCAGGATCCGATCGTGAACGTCGATTTTGCGCCCCAGTCCGCCATGCTCCGCCAGTTCAGCTCACGCTGGGAAGGTGGCTTAGTGCGTGCGTCCGGGCAATGGTTGCGTGAAGGAAACCAGGCGGTAATGGATGAGGTTGTCCTGGGCGGCCTGGAATATACGCTTCCGGCTAACTGGAAAGCCCTGTGGATGGAAAAACTTCCGGACTGGCTAAAGAGTGTGACGGTGAAAAAGTTTTCGGCGAATCGCAACCTGATCATCGATATTGACCCTGCCTGGCCGTTCCAGCTCACGGGCCTGGACGGCACGGCAACGAATATACAGCTGGTCCGGGATCGTCAATGGGGTATCTGGTCGGGGGAAGCCTCCTTCAACGCCGCCGCCGCCACCTTTAACCGGGTCGACGTTCGTCGCCCTTCCTTGTCATTAAAGGCTAACCAAAGCCAGGTGGCGATAACGGAGCTGAGCGCCTTTGCCGGGAAAGGATTACTGGAAGCAACGGCTACCGTGGGTCAGACACCTCAGCGGGCCGTCAGCGTTAGCCTGAAGGGCCAGAGCGTGCCGGTAAACCTACTGCAGGCGTGGGGCTGGCCTGCTCTTCCTCTGGAAGGCGACGGTAACCTACAGCTTTCGGCTACCGGGCAGATGGCCTCAGGTTCGGCACTGAAGCCCTCCGTAACCGGCACTTTGCAGGCCACAAGCGCCGGTGGGCAACAGATCCAGCAAACAATGCGTAACGGGGTCGTTCCAGGCGCCTGA
- the fabY gene encoding fatty acid biosynthesis protein FabY, protein MYHLRVPQTEEELDRYYQFRWEMLRKPLHQPKGSERDAWDAMAHHQMVVDEEGNTVAVGRLYINADNEAAIRFMAVHPSVQDKGLGTLVAMALESVARQEGVKRVTCSAREDAVAFFSKLGFVNQGEITTPQTTPVRHFLMIKPVASLDDILHRGDWCGQLQQAWYEHIPLSEKMGVRIQQYTGQKFITTMPETGNQNPHHTLFAGSLFSLATLTGWGLIWLMLRERHLGGTIILADAHIRYSKPITGKPGASADLGSLSGDLDRLARGRKARVALEVELYGNEMPGAVFEGIYLVLPAKPFGPLEEGGNEEE, encoded by the coding sequence ATGTATCACCTTCGTGTGCCGCAAACAGAAGAAGAACTTGACCGTTATTACCAGTTTCGCTGGGAAATGTTGCGCAAGCCTTTGCACCAGCCAAAAGGTTCCGAGCGCGATGCATGGGATGCGATGGCGCATCACCAGATGGTGGTGGATGAAGAGGGCAATACCGTTGCCGTAGGCCGTCTTTACATCAATGCCGATAATGAAGCCGCTATCCGGTTTATGGCGGTACACCCTTCGGTGCAGGATAAGGGGTTAGGTACGCTGGTGGCGATGGCGCTGGAGTCCGTGGCGCGGCAGGAAGGCGTTAAGCGCGTAACCTGTAGCGCACGTGAAGATGCCGTGGCGTTTTTTTCCAAGCTGGGTTTTGTTAACCAGGGCGAAATTACTACTCCACAAACTACGCCGGTGCGCCACTTCCTGATGATTAAACCGGTAGCCTCGCTTGACGACATCCTTCACCGGGGCGACTGGTGCGGGCAGCTTCAGCAGGCCTGGTACGAGCATATTCCGCTTAGCGAGAAAATGGGCGTGCGCATTCAGCAGTACACCGGCCAAAAATTTATTACCACCATGCCGGAAACGGGCAACCAGAATCCACACCACACGCTCTTCGCCGGTAGCCTGTTTTCGCTGGCCACTTTAACCGGCTGGGGACTCATCTGGCTGATGCTGCGGGAGCGTCATCTCGGCGGCACGATTATTCTGGCGGACGCCCATATTCGCTACAGTAAACCGATCACCGGAAAGCCTGGAGCGTCGGCCGACCTGGGGTCGTTGAGCGGCGATCTGGACAGGCTGGCCCGCGGTCGTAAAGCACGAGTTGCGCTTGAGGTGGAGCTTTACGGCAATGAAATGCCCGGCGCCGTTTTCGAAGGGATTTATCTGGTGTTGCCCGCTAAGCCGTTTGGCCCTCTGGAAGAGGGCGGAAACGAAGAGGAGTGA
- the dtd gene encoding D-aminoacyl-tRNA deacylase: MIALIQRVTRASVTVEGKVTGEIGPGLLVLLGVEKEDNEQKANRLCERVLGYRIFSDEQGKMNLNVQQAGGSLLVVSQFTLAADTERGMRPSFSGGAAPQQAEALYEYFVERCKQQGIDAPTGRFAADMQVSLINDGPVTFWLQV, encoded by the coding sequence ATGATTGCATTAATTCAGCGCGTAACCCGTGCCAGCGTCACCGTGGAGGGGAAAGTGACGGGTGAAATTGGCCCCGGACTTTTGGTGTTGCTGGGGGTCGAAAAAGAAGATAACGAACAAAAAGCAAATCGCCTGTGTGAGCGTGTACTGGGGTATCGAATCTTCAGCGACGAACAGGGCAAGATGAACCTTAACGTTCAGCAGGCGGGCGGAAGCCTGCTGGTAGTGTCCCAGTTCACGCTGGCGGCGGACACGGAACGCGGTATGCGCCCAAGTTTTTCCGGTGGCGCTGCGCCGCAGCAGGCTGAAGCTCTCTACGAGTACTTTGTCGAGCGCTGTAAGCAACAGGGGATAGATGCCCCGACCGGGCGATTTGCCGCCGATATGCAGGTTTCACTAATTAATGATGGGCCGGTGACGTTCTGGCTGCAGGTATAA
- a CDS encoding CdaR family transcriptional regulator has product MAGYHLDNRLARDIVTRTMQIIDNNINVMDGRGRIIGSGDEERLGEIHEGALLAISQGRVVDINDAVAHHLHGVRPGINLPLRLDGKIVGVIGLTGNPSRLRQYGELVCMTAEMMLEQARLLHILAQDSRLREELVLNLIRTEEMTPTLVEWAQRLGVDLRQPRVAVVVEIDSGQLGVDTAMAELQQLQNLLTTPERDNLIATVSLTQMVVLRPALNSYGRWDPQSHRAQIENLLSRMAESSSLRIRLALGNYFPDAGGIARSWRSAHTAMRVGKQRLPEQRSYFYQDLVLPVLLDSLRGGWQENELVRPLARLKAMDNHGLLRRTLNVWFANNVHPGATAKALYIHRNTLEYRLARISGLTGLNLSSFDDRLLLYIALQLDNSKSAPE; this is encoded by the coding sequence ATGGCAGGCTATCATCTCGACAACCGGCTGGCGCGAGATATCGTTACCCGCACCATGCAAATCATAGACAACAATATCAATGTGATGGACGGCCGTGGTCGAATCATTGGTAGCGGTGATGAAGAGCGTCTGGGCGAAATCCATGAAGGTGCGCTACTGGCTATTTCACAGGGACGGGTCGTGGATATCAACGATGCCGTCGCCCATCACCTGCACGGCGTCCGCCCGGGCATAAACCTTCCGCTACGCCTGGACGGAAAAATTGTCGGCGTTATTGGGTTAACCGGAAACCCCTCCCGGTTGCGCCAGTACGGCGAGCTGGTCTGTATGACGGCGGAAATGATGCTGGAGCAGGCTCGCCTTTTACATATCCTCGCGCAGGACAGTCGTCTGCGAGAAGAGCTTGTGCTGAACCTAATCCGCACCGAAGAGATGACGCCGACGTTAGTAGAATGGGCGCAGCGTTTAGGCGTTGACTTAAGGCAGCCACGCGTCGCGGTCGTAGTAGAAATAGACAGCGGTCAGCTTGGAGTGGACACCGCGATGGCAGAGCTACAGCAGCTACAAAACCTGCTAACAACGCCAGAGCGTGACAATCTGATAGCCACCGTCTCTTTGACTCAAATGGTGGTACTGCGCCCGGCATTGAATAGTTACGGTCGCTGGGATCCACAATCACACCGAGCGCAAATTGAAAATCTGCTTTCCCGCATGGCGGAGAGCAGTAGCCTGCGCATTCGCCTGGCGCTGGGTAACTACTTTCCCGACGCAGGCGGTATCGCCCGCTCCTGGCGATCCGCCCATACGGCGATGAGGGTGGGGAAACAACGTTTGCCGGAACAGCGGAGCTATTTTTATCAGGATCTGGTGCTGCCAGTCCTGTTAGATAGCCTGCGCGGTGGCTGGCAAGAGAATGAACTGGTTCGCCCTCTGGCACGGCTGAAAGCCATGGACAATCACGGCCTGCTGCGCCGCACGCTCAACGTCTGGTTTGCCAACAACGTGCATCCTGGCGCCACGGCCAAAGCGTTATATATTCATCGCAATACGCTGGAATACCGGCTGGCAAGGATCTCAGGGCTCACCGGGCTTAACCTGAGCAGCTTTGACGATCGCCTGTTGCTGTACATTGCTTTGCAGTTGGACAATAGCAAGAGCGCTCCCGAATAA
- a CDS encoding glycerate kinase has translation MKIVIAPDSYKESLPALDVATQIEAGFREIFPDAQYVKLPVADGGEGTVEAMVVASQGRIVDVRVTGPLGEPVTAFYGLSGDERCAFIEMAAASGLERVPLALRNPLVTTSYGTGELIRHALTQGVKRIIIGIGGSATNDGGAGMLQALGVRLQDAQGEEIGYGGEALARLANIDVSGLDDRVSGCCFEVACDVTNPLTGDKGASVIFGPQKGATPAMVRQLDEALQHYADVIRRDLDINVAQVAGSGAAGGMGAALLAFLKADLRSGIQIVTEALGLEEQVRDATLVITGEGRIDSQSIHGKVPLGVAQLARRYGKPVIGIAGSLTKDVGIVHRYGLNAVFSVIHSVCTLEEALAQSAENVRMAARNIAETLRIGQGIAEE, from the coding sequence ATGAAAATAGTTATCGCACCGGATTCATACAAAGAGAGTCTGCCTGCTCTGGATGTTGCCACGCAAATCGAAGCAGGTTTTCGTGAAATATTTCCGGATGCTCAATACGTTAAGCTGCCCGTGGCCGATGGTGGTGAGGGGACGGTAGAAGCCATGGTAGTGGCTTCGCAAGGAAGGATTGTCGACGTCAGGGTGACCGGACCACTGGGAGAGCCCGTTACCGCGTTTTATGGGTTATCCGGCGACGAGCGTTGCGCATTCATTGAGATGGCGGCGGCCAGTGGGCTTGAGAGGGTTCCCCTGGCGCTGCGTAATCCCCTGGTCACGACCTCTTACGGAACGGGGGAGCTTATTCGTCACGCGCTGACGCAAGGGGTTAAGCGGATTATCATCGGCATTGGCGGCAGCGCCACCAATGACGGCGGCGCGGGTATGTTACAGGCGCTGGGAGTACGGCTGCAGGATGCGCAGGGGGAAGAGATTGGATACGGCGGTGAAGCGTTGGCGCGACTGGCGAATATCGACGTCAGCGGGCTCGATGACCGTGTTTCCGGCTGCTGTTTTGAAGTGGCCTGCGACGTGACAAATCCGCTGACTGGCGACAAGGGGGCCTCCGTGATATTTGGCCCACAGAAAGGGGCCACTCCAGCAATGGTCAGACAGCTGGACGAGGCCCTGCAGCACTATGCCGACGTGATCCGCCGGGATTTGGACATTAATGTGGCGCAGGTTGCGGGGTCGGGTGCAGCCGGAGGCATGGGGGCGGCGCTGCTGGCGTTCCTGAAAGCAGATTTGCGAAGCGGCATCCAAATTGTCACCGAAGCGCTCGGGCTGGAAGAGCAGGTGCGTGACGCTACGCTGGTCATAACCGGCGAAGGGCGTATCGATAGCCAGAGCATTCACGGTAAAGTGCCGCTGGGAGTGGCGCAGCTCGCCAGGCGCTACGGCAAACCGGTTATCGGCATCGCTGGTAGCCTGACAAAGGACGTCGGCATCGTCCATCGCTATGGTCTCAATGCGGTGTTCAGCGTAATCCACTCCGTCTGCACCCTGGAGGAGGCGCTGGCTCAGTCCGCTGAGAACGTGCGTATGGCGGCGCGTAATATCGCGGAGACGTTGAGGATCGGGCAGGGAATCGCTGAGGAGTGA
- the garR gene encoding 2-hydroxy-3-oxopropionate reductase, with amino-acid sequence MKMKIGFIGLGIMGKPMSKNLLKAGYSLMVFDRNAVAVADVLAAGACGADSVADVAAQSDIIITMLPNSPHVKEVVLGEGGVADNARPGTVLIDMSSIAPLASREISEALAHKQVVMLDAPVSGGEPKAIDGTLSVMVGGDKAVFERCYDVMKAMASSVVHTGAIGAGNVTKLANQVIVALNIAAMSEALVLATKAGVNPELVYQAIRGGLAGSTVLDAKAPMVMDRNFNPGFRIDLHIKDLANALDTSHGVGAQLPLTAAVMEMMQALKADDLGAADHCALTCYYEKLARVEVKR; translated from the coding sequence ATGAAAATGAAAATTGGCTTTATTGGTCTGGGCATCATGGGCAAACCCATGAGCAAAAACTTGTTAAAAGCGGGCTACTCCCTGATGGTTTTCGATCGTAACGCCGTCGCAGTCGCCGATGTGCTGGCTGCCGGGGCTTGCGGTGCAGACTCTGTGGCAGACGTGGCCGCCCAAAGCGATATCATTATTACGATGCTGCCCAATTCACCGCACGTTAAAGAAGTCGTGCTGGGCGAAGGCGGCGTGGCGGATAACGCCAGACCGGGTACGGTGTTGATCGACATGAGTTCCATTGCCCCCCTTGCCAGCCGTGAAATCAGTGAAGCGCTGGCACACAAGCAGGTGGTCATGCTGGATGCGCCGGTCAGCGGCGGTGAGCCGAAGGCGATCGACGGCACGTTATCGGTGATGGTCGGCGGTGACAAAGCGGTATTCGAGCGCTGCTATGATGTGATGAAAGCAATGGCGAGCTCCGTGGTCCATACCGGAGCTATCGGTGCAGGCAATGTGACCAAGCTGGCAAATCAGGTGATCGTGGCGCTTAACATCGCTGCGATGTCTGAGGCCCTGGTGCTGGCGACTAAAGCTGGCGTCAATCCAGAGTTAGTCTATCAGGCAATTCGCGGTGGCCTGGCCGGTAGCACGGTACTCGATGCTAAAGCGCCGATGGTGATGGATCGTAACTTCAACCCCGGCTTCCGTATCGACCTGCACATCAAAGATCTGGCCAATGCGCTGGACACGTCTCACGGCGTGGGCGCTCAACTGCCGCTAACGGCGGCGGTAATGGAAATGATGCAGGCGCTGAAAGCCGATGACCTCGGGGCCGCAGACCACTGTGCGCTGACCTGTTACTACGAGAAACTGGCAAGGGTTGAAGTTAAGCGGTAG
- the garL gene encoding 2-dehydro-3-deoxyglucarate aldolase, with protein MKDTHYPNRFRQRLLAGETLYGCWCALGNPISTEVLGLAGFDWLVLDGEHAPNDITTFIPQLMALKDSDSAPVVRPPINEPVIIKRLLDIGFYNFLIPFVETAEQAAQAVASTRYPPAGIRGVSVAHRSNRYGTLPDYFDTINDNITVMVQIENQLGVDNIDAIAATDGVDGIFVGPGDLSAALGYLGQPNHAEVQRAIRHIFERAAAHGKPSGILAPAEADARRYLEWGARFVAVGSDLGVFRSATQALCDRFKK; from the coding sequence ATGAAAGATACACATTACCCGAACCGTTTCCGCCAGCGTCTGCTGGCGGGTGAAACGCTCTATGGCTGCTGGTGTGCTCTGGGTAACCCAATTTCTACCGAAGTGCTGGGGCTGGCGGGGTTTGACTGGCTGGTTCTGGACGGTGAGCACGCGCCAAACGATATCACCACGTTTATTCCTCAGCTGATGGCACTCAAGGATAGCGACAGCGCGCCGGTGGTGCGCCCGCCGATCAACGAACCGGTCATTATCAAGCGCCTGCTGGACATCGGTTTCTACAACTTCCTGATCCCGTTCGTGGAAACTGCAGAACAGGCGGCGCAGGCGGTGGCCTCTACACGCTATCCTCCGGCCGGCATCCGTGGGGTTTCGGTAGCGCACCGCAGCAATCGCTACGGCACGTTGCCAGACTATTTCGACACGATTAACGACAACATTACCGTGATGGTACAGATCGAAAACCAATTGGGTGTGGACAACATCGACGCCATTGCCGCCACAGACGGCGTCGACGGTATCTTTGTCGGCCCGGGCGATCTCTCTGCGGCGTTGGGCTATCTCGGGCAGCCTAATCATGCCGAGGTGCAAAGAGCGATCCGCCATATCTTCGAACGTGCCGCGGCTCACGGTAAACCGTCCGGTATCCTGGCACCGGCGGAAGCGGACGCGCGCCGCTATCTGGAGTGGGGCGCGAGGTTTGTGGCCGTGGGCAGCGATCTGGGCGTATTTCGTAGTGCGACGCAGGCTTTGTGCGATCGTTTCAAAAAATAA
- the gudD gene encoding glucarate dehydratase, translating to MYDTPKISTMQVIPVAGHDSMLLNLSGAHSPFFTRNIVILKDNAGHTGVGEIPGGEKIRQTLEDAAQLVIGKTLGEYKNVLNSVRSQFADRDAGGRGLQTFDLRTTIHVVTGIEAAMLDLLGQYLGVTVASLLGEGQQRDAVEMLGYLFYVGDRRKTRLPYQSQPDEKCDWYRLRHEEALTPQSVVRLAEAAYEKYGFNDFKLKGGVLAGSEEAEAVTALHQCFPQARITLDPNGAWSLSEAISLGKQLRGVLAYAEDPCGAEQGYSGREVMAEFRRATGLPTATNMIATDWRQMGHTLSLQSVDIPLADPHFWTMQGSVRVAQMCHEFGLTWGSHSNNHFDVSLAMFTHVAAAAPGQITAIDTHWIWQEGNQRLTKEPLQIQGGRVMVPEKPGLGIELDMDQVMKAHELYLKHGLGARDDAIAMQFLIPNWTFNNKRPCLVR from the coding sequence ATGTACGACACGCCAAAAATTTCTACGATGCAGGTTATCCCTGTTGCTGGTCATGACAGCATGTTGCTGAATCTGAGTGGCGCGCACAGCCCCTTTTTTACCCGCAATATCGTCATTCTGAAAGACAATGCCGGCCATACCGGCGTAGGGGAAATTCCCGGCGGAGAGAAAATCCGCCAGACCCTGGAGGACGCGGCACAGCTGGTTATTGGCAAAACCCTGGGGGAATATAAAAACGTTCTGAATAGCGTGCGCAGCCAGTTTGCCGACCGCGATGCCGGAGGACGCGGGCTGCAAACCTTCGATCTGCGTACCACTATCCACGTGGTCACCGGCATTGAAGCCGCAATGCTCGACCTGCTCGGCCAGTATCTTGGGGTGACCGTCGCTTCCCTGCTGGGCGAGGGCCAACAGCGTGATGCGGTTGAAATGCTGGGCTATCTGTTTTACGTCGGCGATCGGCGCAAGACCAGACTGCCTTACCAAAGCCAGCCGGACGAGAAATGTGACTGGTACCGTCTGCGCCATGAAGAGGCGCTAACGCCGCAATCCGTGGTGCGTCTGGCGGAGGCGGCGTATGAAAAGTATGGCTTCAACGACTTTAAGCTGAAAGGCGGCGTACTGGCCGGCAGCGAAGAGGCGGAGGCCGTCACCGCTCTGCACCAATGCTTCCCACAGGCGCGTATCACACTGGATCCTAACGGAGCGTGGTCTCTGAGCGAAGCTATCTCGCTTGGCAAACAGCTGCGCGGCGTGTTGGCCTATGCCGAAGATCCGTGCGGTGCCGAGCAGGGCTACTCGGGACGCGAAGTCATGGCGGAATTCCGTCGTGCTACCGGGTTGCCAACCGCCACCAATATGATTGCTACCGACTGGCGTCAGATGGGGCATACATTGTCGCTTCAATCCGTAGATATTCCGCTAGCCGACCCGCACTTCTGGACGATGCAGGGCTCGGTGCGCGTGGCCCAGATGTGCCACGAATTTGGCCTGACCTGGGGTTCGCATTCCAACAACCATTTTGATGTTTCGCTGGCGATGTTCACCCACGTTGCCGCCGCCGCGCCGGGCCAGATCACCGCTATCGATACCCACTGGATATGGCAAGAAGGCAACCAGCGCCTGACCAAAGAGCCGCTGCAGATCCAGGGCGGCAGGGTGATGGTGCCGGAGAAACCCGGTTTAGGTATTGAACTGGACATGGACCAGGTAATGAAAGCGCACGAGCTGTACCTCAAGCACGGTCTTGGCGCCCGTGACGACGCCATAGCCATGCAGTTCCTGATCCCGAACTGGACGTTTAACAACAAACGTCCTTGTCTGGTGCGCTGA